From the genome of Triticum aestivum cultivar Chinese Spring chromosome 3B, IWGSC CS RefSeq v2.1, whole genome shotgun sequence, one region includes:
- the LOC123066926 gene encoding wheatwin-2-like, translated as MAVRLTLVAALLCAAAAAAAAAQQASNVRATYHYYRPAQNNWDLGAPAVSAYTFLSLKLAAYTFFREFIEIKWASPSKSAVSANMQG; from the coding sequence ATGGCGGTAAGGCTGACGCTGGTGGCGGCGCTGctgtgcgcggcggcggcggcggcggcggcggcgcagcaggCGAGCAACGTGCGCGCGACGTACCACTACTACCGGCCGGCGCAGAACAACTGGGACCTGGGCGCGCCGGCGGTGAGCGCCTACACCTTTTTAAGTTTGAAGCTTGCCGCTTACACCTTTTTTCGAGAGTTTATAGAAATAAAATGGGCCAGCCCAAGTAAGAGCGCCGTCAGCGCTAATATGCAGGGATAG